The sequence below is a genomic window from Halolamina litorea.
GAGCCCGACGCCCGTGAGGGCGATGTCGAGGACCATCGCGAGCGCGGCGAGCACCCACAGCGTCCGTGTACGCGCGTCCATCCAGCGGTGGTACGACGCGGTCGATCGCTCGGTGTCCGGCGGCGGGGGGAGGTGACCGTCGACCATCGTTCGGTCGAGCGGTCGGCGTCCCCCGAGAAGAGTACCCGCCGGCTATCGCGGTTAGCCGGCGGGAAACGTCGGAACCGCTTACAGGACGGTGCCGTGTTTCTTGTCGGGCAGCTCCTTCTGTACGTCCTGGTAGAACGCGAAGCGGTTGACCAGCTCCTGTCGGAGCGTCGAGGGGGGCACCACGTCGTCGATGACGACCTCGCTGGCCATCCGGTGCACGTCGATGTCCTGTCGGTACTCCTCACGGAGTTCCTGCTCGCGCGCGGCGCGCTCCTCGGGGTCGTCGATCTCGTCGAGCTTCCGGGCGTAGACGGCGTTGATCGCCGCCTCGGGCCCCATGATCGCGATCTCGCCGGAGGGGAGCCCGATCACGCTCTCGGGGTCGTAGGCCGGGCCGCCCATCGCGTAGATGCCGGCGCCGTAGGCCTTGCGCACGACGACGGTCTGTTTGGGCACCGTCGCCGAGGAGGTGGCGTAGATCATCTTCTTACCCTTCTCGAGGATGGCGTCCTTCTCGACGCCGGAGCCGGCCATGAAGCCGGGCGTGTCACAGAGGTAGAGCAGCGGGATCTCGTAGGCGTCGCAGGTCCAGATGAACTCCGCGGCCTTCTCGGCGGCGTCGGGGAAGATCGCGCCCGAGCGGTGGTTGGGCTGGTTGGCGACGATCCCGACCGGTCGGCCGTCGATCTTTCCGAAGGCGGTGACGATCTCCTTCCCGTACTCGGGCTTGGTCTCGAACACGGACTCGGCGTCGCAGATCCGGTCGAGCAGGTCGTGAACGTCGTAGGCCTTGTTGGGGTTCTCCGGGACGACCTCGTCGATCCCCTCGGGGGAGAACTTGGGGTTCTCCGGCTCCGAGCGCGGCGGCTTCTCGCCGGCCTTGTCCGGGAGGTACTCCATCAGCTTCGCGGCGTACTCGCGGGCCTGCCGTTCGTCCTTCGCGACGAGGTCGGCGCTGCCGGAGTGTTTGGCGTGGACGGCGGGGCCGCCGAGGTCCTGCATCTCGATCTCCTCGCCGGTCACCATCTTCACCATCCGCGGGGAGGCGATGGCCATCGCGGACATCCCCTCGACCATGATCGTGAAGTCCGCGAAGACGGGCGTGTACGCCGCGCCGGCGATACAGGGCCCGTAGAGCACGCAGATCTGCGGGACGTAGCCCGAGAGCATCGAGTGGTTGTAGTAGTACTTCCCGATCCCCTCGCGGTTGGCGAAGAAGCCGCTCTGCTGGTCGATCCGGCCCCCGGAGGAGTCCATCAGGTAGAGCACCGGGTTCCCGGACTTGAGCGCGCGCTGCTGCATCCGGAGGAACTTCTCGACGCCGCGGCCGGCCATCGACCCCGCCTTGACGGTGAAGTCGTTGGCCATCCAGTGAACGTCGCGGTCCTGAAACGTCGCCGCGCCGGTGAGCAGGCCGTCGCCGGGCAGGCGCGTTCCCTCGTCGTACTCCTCGACCTCGGGGGAGTCCGGGTGCCACTC
It includes:
- a CDS encoding acyl-CoA carboxylase subunit beta — its product is MHVRIGDGATDDEASAVAAALAEHLGVDIEVLVGDADEPAATAAAPETEYPLDDDLGPTEREERLREEIEEILGGGPEKYKERLPEQGKLFVRDRLDLWFGEDGDGGPGDADREGAADGIQFEDGKFAAFDEWHPDSPEVEEYDEGTRLPGDGLLTGAATFQDRDVHWMANDFTVKAGSMAGRGVEKFLRMQQRALKSGNPVLYLMDSSGGRIDQQSGFFANREGIGKYYYNHSMLSGYVPQICVLYGPCIAGAAYTPVFADFTIMVEGMSAMAIASPRMVKMVTGEEIEMQDLGGPAVHAKHSGSADLVAKDERQAREYAAKLMEYLPDKAGEKPPRSEPENPKFSPEGIDEVVPENPNKAYDVHDLLDRICDAESVFETKPEYGKEIVTAFGKIDGRPVGIVANQPNHRSGAIFPDAAEKAAEFIWTCDAYEIPLLYLCDTPGFMAGSGVEKDAILEKGKKMIYATSSATVPKQTVVVRKAYGAGIYAMGGPAYDPESVIGLPSGEIAIMGPEAAINAVYARKLDEIDDPEERAAREQELREEYRQDIDVHRMASEVVIDDVVPPSTLRQELVNRFAFYQDVQKELPDKKHGTVL